One window of Ziziphus jujuba cultivar Dongzao chromosome 5, ASM3175591v1 genomic DNA carries:
- the LOC107420304 gene encoding probable WRKY transcription factor 40 isoform X2, with protein sequence MDTKSVNISLDLNLNPLHRIDELAPAASAGALAEELNRISTENKKLAQKLTAMCESYNALQNHFREMISKNPDFLRKRKPDSEDYNSAIGFTNNGNTECSSSDEDSYKWSRAIKSKLSRVCVRTDSSNTSLLVKDGYQWRKYGQKVTRDNPSPRAYFKCSFAPSCPVKKKVQRSAEDPSLLVATYEGEHNHIHPSQAEISISPSQAAKLVSSSSLPISAASTISNNRSLSTSTLTLNLMEPALGACNTSTNTSSNNMNAKLIAVQENINEAAPAGFMQQFLVKEMASSLTRDPNFTAALASAISERMVDLTHMEKW encoded by the exons ATGGACACAAAATCGGTCAATATTTCCCTGGATCTCAATCTTAATCCCCTCCACAGAATCGATGAATTAGCTCCG GCAGCTTCAGCTGGAGCTTTGGCAGAAGAGTTGAATAGGATAAGCACAGAGAACAAGAAGCTAGCTCAAAAGTTAACCGCCATGTGCGAGAGTTATAATGCTCTACAGAACCATTTCAGGGAAATGATAAGCAAGAACCCTGATTTCTTAAGAAAGAGAAAGCCAGACTCTGAAGATTACAACAGTGCCATTGGGTTTACTAATAATGGAAACACCGAGTGCAGTTCCAGTGATGAAGACTCTTATAAATGGTCCAGGGCAATTAAGTCTAAGCTTTCCAGGGTTTGTGTACGGACTGACTCATCCAATACCAGCCTA CTTGTGAAGGATGGTTATCAATGGAGAAAATATGGACAGAAGGTCACCAGAGACAACCCATCCCCTAGAGCTTACTTTAAGTGCTCTTTTGCACCCAGCTGCCCGGTCAAAAAGAAG GTTCAAAGAAGTGCTGAAGATCCATCTCTGTTGGTGGCTACTTATGAAGGAGAACACAATCACATCCATCCTTCCCAAGCCGAAATATCGATAAGTCCAAGTCAAGCGGCAAAACTTGTTAGTTCATCATCACTTCCAATTTCAGCAGCTTCCACTATTAGTAATAATAGATCCTTAAGTACTTCTACTCTCACACTTAATTTGATGGAACCGGCCTTGGGGGCTTGTAACACTAGTACTAATACTAGTAGTAACAATATGAATGCCAAATTAATTGCCGTCCAAGAAAATATCAATGAAGCGGCGCCGGCTGGATTTATGCAACAGTTTTTGGTCAAAGAAATGGCTTCTTCTTTGACAAGGGATCCCAATTTCACTGCAGCACTTGCTTCCGCAATTTCTGAAAGAATGGTTGACCTTACTCACATGGAGAAGtggtga
- the LOC107420304 gene encoding probable WRKY transcription factor 40 isoform X1, with translation MDTKSVNISLDLNLNPLHRIDELAPQAASAGALAEELNRISTENKKLAQKLTAMCESYNALQNHFREMISKNPDFLRKRKPDSEDYNSAIGFTNNGNTECSSSDEDSYKWSRAIKSKLSRVCVRTDSSNTSLLVKDGYQWRKYGQKVTRDNPSPRAYFKCSFAPSCPVKKKVQRSAEDPSLLVATYEGEHNHIHPSQAEISISPSQAAKLVSSSSLPISAASTISNNRSLSTSTLTLNLMEPALGACNTSTNTSSNNMNAKLIAVQENINEAAPAGFMQQFLVKEMASSLTRDPNFTAALASAISERMVDLTHMEKW, from the exons ATGGACACAAAATCGGTCAATATTTCCCTGGATCTCAATCTTAATCCCCTCCACAGAATCGATGAATTAGCTCCG CAGGCAGCTTCAGCTGGAGCTTTGGCAGAAGAGTTGAATAGGATAAGCACAGAGAACAAGAAGCTAGCTCAAAAGTTAACCGCCATGTGCGAGAGTTATAATGCTCTACAGAACCATTTCAGGGAAATGATAAGCAAGAACCCTGATTTCTTAAGAAAGAGAAAGCCAGACTCTGAAGATTACAACAGTGCCATTGGGTTTACTAATAATGGAAACACCGAGTGCAGTTCCAGTGATGAAGACTCTTATAAATGGTCCAGGGCAATTAAGTCTAAGCTTTCCAGGGTTTGTGTACGGACTGACTCATCCAATACCAGCCTA CTTGTGAAGGATGGTTATCAATGGAGAAAATATGGACAGAAGGTCACCAGAGACAACCCATCCCCTAGAGCTTACTTTAAGTGCTCTTTTGCACCCAGCTGCCCGGTCAAAAAGAAG GTTCAAAGAAGTGCTGAAGATCCATCTCTGTTGGTGGCTACTTATGAAGGAGAACACAATCACATCCATCCTTCCCAAGCCGAAATATCGATAAGTCCAAGTCAAGCGGCAAAACTTGTTAGTTCATCATCACTTCCAATTTCAGCAGCTTCCACTATTAGTAATAATAGATCCTTAAGTACTTCTACTCTCACACTTAATTTGATGGAACCGGCCTTGGGGGCTTGTAACACTAGTACTAATACTAGTAGTAACAATATGAATGCCAAATTAATTGCCGTCCAAGAAAATATCAATGAAGCGGCGCCGGCTGGATTTATGCAACAGTTTTTGGTCAAAGAAATGGCTTCTTCTTTGACAAGGGATCCCAATTTCACTGCAGCACTTGCTTCCGCAATTTCTGAAAGAATGGTTGACCTTACTCACATGGAGAAGtggtga
- the LOC125423023 gene encoding CBL-interacting serine/threonine-protein kinase 5 encodes MEERHVLFGKYEIGRLLGKGTFAKVYYGKVVDSGEGVAIKVINKDQVKKEGMMEQIKREISVMRMVRHPNIVELKEVMATKSKIFFVMEYVRGGELFAKVARGKLKEDLARRYFQQLISAVDFCHSRGVSHRDLKPENLLLDENGNLKISDFGLSALPEQLRNDGLLHTQCGTPAYVAPEVLRKKGYDGSKADIWSCGVILFVLLAGFLPFQDENIMKMYRKVFKAEFECPPWFSSEARRLISKLLVADPDRRITIPAIMRVSWFRKDFTRPVAFSAQEPVPDNKLEENDDSKSLSSSPKFFNAFEFISSMSSGFDLSNLFESKRKAGSMFTSRFSATAIMTKIEAVGRGLSYKVSKVKDFKIRLQGPSEGRKGRLSVTAEVFEVAPEVAVVQFSKSAGDTLEYAKFCDEDVRPALKDIVWTWQGDNLVDNANAAPDAEVNSEEDKFLIK; translated from the coding sequence ATGGAGGAGAGGCATGTTTTGTTCGGGAAATACGAAATAGGTAGACTACTGGGAAAAGGGACATTTGCGAAGGTGTACTATGGCAAAGTGGTGGATTCAGGGGAAGGAGTGGCAATCAAAGTGATCAACAAAGACCAGGTGAAGAAGGAAGGTATGATGGAGCAGATCAAGCGCGAGATCTCGGTGATGCGAATGGTTCGGCATCCGAACATcgtggagctcaaagaggtcatgGCCACCAAATCCAAGATCTTCTTCGTGATGGAGTACGTCAGAGGAGGCGAGCTCTTCGCCAAAGTCGCCAGGGGCAAACTGAAGGAGGATCTGGCTCGCAGATATTTCCAGCAATTGATCAGCGCCGTTGATTTCTGCCACAGCAGGGGAGTCTCTCACCGAGATTTGAAGCCCGAGAATCTCCTCCTCGACGAGAATGGCAACCTCAAGATCTCCGATTTCGGGCTCTCCGCTCTCCCGGAGCAGCTCCGCAACGACGGCCTCCTCCACACTCAGTGTGGAACTCCGGCGTACGTTGCCCCTGAAGTTCTGAGAAAGAAAGGCTACGACGGTTCCAAAGCCGATATTTGGTCCTGCGGAGTGATTTTGTTTGTGCTTCTGGCTGGATTTCTTCCATTTCAGGATGAGAATATCATGAAGATGTATCGCAAAGTTTTCAAAGCCGAATTCGAATGCCCGCCTTGGTTCTCATCCGAAGCCAGGCGATTGATCTCCAAACTACTTGTCGCTGATCCCGATCGACGGATCACTATCCCAGCTATCATGCGCGTCAGTTGGTTCCGCAAGGACTTTACTAGGCCCGTAGCGTTTTCGGCCCAAGAGCCCGTACCCGACAACAAGCTGGAAGAAAACGACGACAGCAAATCGTTGTCGTCGTCGCCCAAGTTTTTCAACGCGTTCGAGTTCATCTCTTCAATGTCGTCGGGATTCGACCTCTCGAATCTGTTCGAGAGCAAAAGGAAAGCCGGGTCGATGTTCACGTCGAGATTCTCGGCTACGGCCATCATGACGAAGATCGAGGCGGTGGGCAGAGGGCTCAGCTATAAGGTTTCGAAGGTGAAGGATTTCAAAATAAGGCTTCAAGGTCCTTCGGAAGGGAGGAAAGGGAGGCTGTCGGTGACGGCGGAGGTCTTCGAGGTGGCGCCGGAAGTGGCCGTCGTTCAGTTCTCCAAGTCGGCCGGCGATACTCTGGAGTACGCCAAGTTTTGTGACGAAGATGTCAGACCGGCATTGAAAGACATCGTTTGGACATGGCAAGGAGATAACCTTGTTGATAACGCCAATGCTGCTCCTGACGCTGAAGTGAACAGTGAAGAAGATAAATTTTTAATCAAGTAA